The DNA window GCAGCGGATAAATCTCCAGCTTGCTGTCCCGGACCGGGTAGGCCACCAATCCCAGATCGACCACGTTGCCGATGACATCTTCATAAACCTGGTTGGCCCGCCGGTACTCGACGTGCACGTTGACTGTCGGATAGCTCTTGAGGAATTGCTTGATGTAAGGGGGCAAATCATGAAGCCCAATGCTGTAGATCGTCGCCACCCGGATGGTCCCGGAAATAATATCTTTGATTTCCTGCAGCTTGTTTTGCAGCGCATCAAAAGTCTGCAGGACTTGTTTGCTGTAATCATACAGCACCTGGCCTTCGCGCGTGAGCCGAAACCGCTTTTTGCTCCGCTCGATGAGAAGCGATTTGAACACCCGTTCGAGCGAACTGATCTGCTGGCTCACCGCCGACTGGGTCACTTGGTTGATCTGGGCCGCCTTGGTAAAGCTCTCCGTCTCCGCCAGGTCGCAGAACATCTTAAGGCTCTCGATTTGCATAAGACCATGAAATACAAAATCGCTCAAAGTCAGTCAACTTATGTTTTCTTACATTCGAGATAATGGCACAGCCAATGCCGAAGTCCTCCGTAAGTCATTGTAGGAGACGACGCGAGGAGTCTCTGATCAAATTCGGCCTCCGCACCTCCGGAACCCGTTGATCAGAGACTCCTTACGTCGTCTCCTACATGGATTTGGTCCAGGCTTTGTCGCTGGGCCTGAGATGATGGCACGGCCAGTGACAAAGTCGGTACAAGCGCAACCGGCGGTACCGCCAGTTGCGCTGACTGGCAACTGCCGCATCGCGGATTGCCAATCCACGGACGTACCACTGCCCACCGCCCACCGCCCACCGCCCAGGCAGGCCCTGCTCTATTTCGTTGCGATGTCTACGATCCTCTGCCCCTTGTCCTTGAGGTACGGAAGCGCTGTGTTGGAATTCCTCAACCAAAAACGCATCTCCCTGCCGGTTGTTCAAATCGGCTGCCCGACCAATTCATCGAGCACGCCTCGACCGTCGAGGACCTGCGCCGCAAATACGGCCTGACCGTCGAGAGCGCCCTCGAGAAGGTCCGCGCCGAGTTTGCCAACGGCGCCCCCGTCCGCGAAGCGTGGTGGCGTAGG is part of the Verrucomicrobiia bacterium genome and encodes:
- a CDS encoding LysR family transcriptional regulator, producing the protein MSDFVFHGLMQIESLKMFCDLAETESFTKAAQINQVTQSAVSQQISSLERVFKSLLIERSKKRFRLTREGQVLYDYSKQVLQTFDALQNKLQEIKDIISGTIRVATIYSIGLHDLPPYIKQFLKSYPTVNVHVEYRRANQVYEDVIGNVVDLGLVAYPVRDSKLEIYPLRKDPLVLICHPQHPFAKSKGVRLKALSGQKFIGFEPDIPTRRALDKILKDHGVQVQHVMEFDNIETVKRAVEIDAGVAIVPQGTVVQEVSKETLAQVALEDGDFHRPLAAIYKKNKVLSPAMKEFLGVLKEAK